ATAACTGAATTGCACTGGGATGAATGGAAAGGTTAGCTGTTGGATTCGTGCAAAGCATGGCGCAGGCAGTTCTACATTCGGTACTGTAGGATAGGCTGTTGGCAAGAAATGGTTTTTTATCTTGAAGAGGTAACCATTTCTGTACACTTGCTGACTtaatattgaattaattttatattaaaacattatagtttaatatatttatgcTTATTtgactttatatttttatatacctaacatgtatttaaaaaaatgtaatataacATAAAGTCAAATAAACTTAAGTCCTTGATACCACATAGTAAatgaaaaacttaaaagaagTGTCACCTTACTTTTTTGAAGAGTAGATGGACAGGCAGAactctctttcttttaataaaagtaCACTAATCTAGACCTGGGGCGTGCAGGAGTTGGTCAAGTGAGCTGTGGGCACTGAGTTATAAGGACCTTGTTTGTGTTCGGATAGAACAGCTAATTATTTACTTAGTGTATGAGCTTGCTAGCACCACTACACTGTCAGCACAGTTACCAGTTCACCTGAAGATCCTCTTTTGGTCAAGCAGATTCAAGGCTTAGTGTTCGTTTACAGTCTGTGGTTTCCCCCAACCTGCACTGTTCTCATCAGGaaattttgtttgaatgaaGCTGCCACAGAACTGTCAGACAGTGAATTTGTGTTAGAATATGTGAATCCTGATTTGAGGCTTGGTGTACTGTGTGAGGGTTCCTGGTGATAGCAGTGCTGCTGTAAGATTTTATATTGAggacagcagaaaaatgctttgaggATGATGTTGCTAACAGCATATACCGTGGGTAAAATTAGAGAAGTCTTTTGTAAGCTTGTTGTCTGGTGAGATGCTTTAGTTCTTTCTGGCTTTTGCAACTTTTTAGCTAATCTTCCTTTATTAAAACACAAGATGCAACTGTATTGGCTTACCTATTATTCTAAGTCCTTAAGATCTGTGTTTTTCAGGAGATTCTTAAACTATTCTTAGTCCTGTGCGAAATACCCGTGTCAGTAGTTTCAGTACTAAGAGACCAGGACTCCTATCTTGACCTGCCTCAGACTGTAATTAATTGATGAGTGAGACACCCTGCATCTCGCTGTATCTCTCCTAACCAAAGGGCTTCCTTGTCAAACCTGTTAAGAGGGTGCTTGTGTTCTCTGTCAGCAGTGGATTGATGCTTTATAAATTAATACGTTTCAGACTTAATctgaatttgaaatattttgggtGTGTACAAGTGGACTCAAGTACATATTTACAGCTCTTTAGACCAACATAATGGTAATTCTTCCTAGTCCATGTGTTTCATAACTGGCTGGGGGAGTAACTGCTCTGCATTGTGGCTAAGTATCTTGCTTCAgattttccaaaaagaaatgaTAATGCTCTGCTGAATATAGATTATATAACTTTGAAGTCAAGTGTGGatatagtaaaataaaatttcacacAGTGAGCATTATTTCATGAGTTTGAAGAGAGTTGTTGTGGTAGATCAAGTGAATAGCTTCTCTGATATATCACGAACAGCGCTTCATTTCAAAAAGCTGATTTAGAACTAAAGCACGCAGTGGTTATGCAATAGGTATGTAGTAAAAGCCCCTGCATATGCCAGCACTTCTAGAATGATCTGAAATAATGGTGCCTTTATCAGAAAATCCTAATTCTTCTTAAATGTTTTAGGTAATAGATGAAATTTATCGTGTGCTAAGGTATGTAAACTCTACAAGAGCTCCTCAGAGAGCTCATGAAGTTCTTCAAGAACTAAGGGACATTTCCTCCATGGCTATGGAATATTTTGATGAGAAGATTGTTccaatactgaaaagaaagatgccTGGGTCAGATGTATCGGGACGTCTGATAGGAACTGCCCCAGGTATTAATTCCCACGTATAGTTaagttttatttagtttttctgtaaaaattcaCAGCACTGTATCTTTTTAAAGCTCCCTCCCTTAAATGTGAGCTTTATTACATAAATATTGATGATACTTGTTTCTTAAGAATGCTAACTGAAAttcatttgctttgaaatttaAGGAGTCTTTGTACTACCAAAAGAACAGTCACTTGAATGTATGTTAGAATTATGCATAGTGTGTATTCATTAAACAAACGCTTTTGTGCCACCAATGAATGAGACTTTATCATTGCAATTGGTTGAAATTTGGCACACGAGATGACAGCTcgatgccttttatttttaggatgATCAGCAAATGAATTAGCCTAAGCTGTTGTAGTGCATAGAACATAACTTGTATGtgatattttgctttcctgggGCACTAATAGGCAAAATACTTAAAGGTAATAGTGAAAAGGCAATTAAAACAACAGTCTGTAAATAAACAATTAAACGGATCCTTTGTATACTCTGCCAGACTTTCCAGAATTTTGTGAACCAAAGTCTAAGTTAGTTACCTGTAGTGTTTTCCCTGTGCTGAAAATCTTCACACTTGGGAACTGAGAAATCAACTCTCTGAAGGGATaacttaataatttaaaaaaaataaataattaaatttaagcaaaaattaCAGACCTAACTGTAGGAGCTGCTTGTTATTTCTGGTATGTCCTATCCATCCTGTTAGCTATAAGTGTGTATCCAGCCTCTTGATTATATCTTGTTAATTATACCTCAGTTCCATTGAGTCTCTCAGTTGAGGAAGTACTGCCCAAAACTATAGCTGATGCCAGTCGGCTTTTCAAGGCCAAGGCTTTATGTGGCATAAACCCACCTATTTTGTGTAGAGGGAGAAGCGTAACCTAGCTAATGACAACCCTTTGGTGTCACATAACTGTACTTATGCTGGCATGTTAAAGGAGAATAAAAAGAGGAGGATGACTGTACTAGGCTGTTCCAGACTATTCTGTCTGTGTAGCACTGAAAGTTGCATCCTACTTGCACAGCATTGCTAGAAGAGTAAAATTATAGAAAAAAGTGATGGATATCTTTTATGatagaaaaagtgaaagaaattatACAGAAGCTGTTAGTCTTTGTGATTTGCAGGaactaaattaaaatcaaaagtCCCAAGCTCAAATCCCAGGATCGTTTTAGCATTAGGAAGAATGATTcaaaagaagcaaggaaaacaaattccTGACTTCCAGAAAAGTAAGTTAAACCGAAATACCTTGTCAAGCCCCAAACCACAAAGTTTTAGAACTTTAGCTGTCTACAACTAAGACAGCAGAATTTTACTGCtctgttgaaatatttaatataacaATTCTGTAATAAGCAATTTATAGATGTGGGGTTTTGACATAACATCTGTGACACTAAGTGTCGATGACAACGTAATATCCCTACGTAATTTTTGGTACAGCAAAAGGAGCGGGGCTTATATACAGAAAAGGAATGATGAGCTGTTTTCCAGACGACTGAAAatcttaagtattttaaattgagTTGTGCTCCGAGATTACATGACTGTAAATTGGCTTTCATGTTCACGTAACTTGCAACCAGTATTCAGGTTCATGTTTGGGGGAGTAGGGATAAGCAAAATAGGAAAACTGGGACAAAATTCCTACTTTTGCCTTAAAGTTGCAGAGGATTAATCACAATTTTCTCTGAAGTTCCAGGACCTTCTGCAGCACTGACATCAATGCAGCTGTTCTCCAAGCAGAACCCTTCAAAACAGGAAGTCACCAAACTCCATCAGCAAGTAAAAGCAAATGGCACAGGCGTGACAGCGCTAAAGCGGGAGATGTCAGAGGTTCGCACCAAAGTGCAAGAGCTACAGAAACAATTCCAAGATCAAGAGCAGAAACTGCTTGAGCAAACCCAAATCATAGGTGAACAGAATGCCCGATTGGCTGAGATTGAACGCAAGCTGCGAGAGGTGATGGAGAGTACAGTAGGAAATTCTTCAGGTTCTGGCTCAAATGAACAGTCTCATAGAAAACGGAGGAAGGCGGTTGAATCCACAGACTGTCCTAGGAAATCTAAACGCCTTcgaaacagaaaataacttgGGAGTTCATGACATCTTCAGGAGGATACACTGCTTTAGTAGCCCAAGCAGGTCTGCTTGTTTGGATACTGTGACTAGCTTCATGGTATCACTTAGGCTGCTGGCTCTTCAAAACACCACTTAGACTTGAACAGTAATTTTCCTTCATTGAGactttttccctgctttctgtatGGGTGGGCCTAATGCACAGAATCCTTATGATTTGCAATAGTTACATACTAACCAGACCTGCTCTGTTATGTTTTGAAGggttaatctttttttttctgtgcagatgtGTTTAAAGTAAACTTATTTGTGTTTATGCATATGTTCACATAAAATCTTAAATAAATTCAGTCTTAACTAAGAAGTTAAGTGTAAAAACAGATGTCCTGTTCACTTGAAGGAAAGATccacttttaaaatcttgttttagAGAACTTGACCTTTTTTGTTACAAGTGACCTTGTCTGGAATGTCTGAAAAGTAGTTAATACTTTTTGGAGATCTCTGTAATGAGTAAAACTGACTTCTTAAGCTACAGTATTGgctatgtatttttgtaaactTACAAGGAAGGGCCTTCTATCCAGTCTTTTCATGCACACACCCTGGTTCTAGGTCTTGGGAGCCATATTCTGCATTTGCATGGATAGATGCATGTACAGCTTAGTCAGCCCACTAAAAGCACTTGCctgaaattgttcttatctttgGGAGTGAGCACAAAGACCTACAAAGCAATTTCTTTGTTCCTCAGCCATAACTTAGGACCTGCTTT
This genomic interval from Falco cherrug isolate bFalChe1 chromosome 13, bFalChe1.pri, whole genome shotgun sequence contains the following:
- the FBXO28 gene encoding F-box only protein 28 — its product is MAAPEERLVSDGEGGALGSARLSPPPVPESPEALAPLEPPPQSNTLMGLPIVAIENILSFLSYDETSQLRLVCKRMDLVCQRMLNQGFLKVERYHNLCQKQVKAQLPRRESERRNHSLARHADILAAVETRLSLLNMTFMKYVDSNLCCFIPGKVIDEIYRVLRYVNSTRAPQRAHEVLQELRDISSMAMEYFDEKIVPILKRKMPGSDVSGRLIGTAPVPGPSAALTSMQLFSKQNPSKQEVTKLHQQVKANGTGVTALKREMSEVRTKVQELQKQFQDQEQKLLEQTQIIGEQNARLAEIERKLREVMESTVGNSSGSGSNEQSHRKRRKAVESTDCPRKSKRLRNRK